The proteins below are encoded in one region of Paenarthrobacter ilicis:
- the argS gene encoding arginine--tRNA ligase, with product MTPEELSAAISACLKDAVSAGDIALTETSVPDAVRVERPKNRDHGDWATNIALQLAKQAGMNPREFAGVLSQRLQSIPGVTRVDIAGPGFLNITVDAAAAGTLAKAIVEAGTAYGTNTALAGHVINMEFVSANPTGPLHIGHTRWAALGDAIARVLRASGADVTAEYYINDAGSQMNVFANSVLSRLHGRGVPEGGYPGEYIRELGDEVLKAHPGIRELTDEAALPVIRAAAYEAQMADIKATLADFGVEFDVFFSEKELHDAGAIESAVARLREQGHVFDDGGAVWLRTTDFSDDKDRVMIRANGEPTYFAADAAYYLSKKDRGFTEKIYLLGADHHGYINRLKAIAACAGDDPEVNIEVLIGQLVSVNGAKLSKRAGNIIELKDLISWLGKDAVRYSLARFPADSPLTLDPELLKKNTNENPVFYVQYAHARSRSTALGAAAAGVDRSVFDASLLDHETENELLSVLGSYPSIVAKAAELREPHRVARHLEVIAGAYHRWYTVCRVAPLGGEPVEDVNRTRLWLNDATSQVLANGLGLLGVSAPERM from the coding sequence GTGACTCCCGAAGAACTCTCTGCTGCCATATCCGCCTGCCTCAAAGACGCCGTCTCCGCCGGTGACATCGCGTTGACGGAAACGTCCGTGCCTGACGCGGTGCGGGTGGAGCGACCCAAGAACCGGGACCACGGAGATTGGGCCACCAACATCGCCCTCCAGCTGGCCAAGCAGGCAGGCATGAATCCGCGTGAATTCGCGGGCGTGCTGAGCCAGCGCCTCCAGTCCATCCCGGGTGTCACAAGGGTGGATATTGCCGGCCCGGGCTTCCTTAACATCACAGTGGACGCTGCTGCGGCGGGCACCCTGGCAAAAGCCATTGTTGAGGCCGGCACTGCCTACGGAACCAACACGGCGCTCGCAGGCCACGTGATCAACATGGAATTTGTTTCGGCGAATCCCACCGGCCCGCTCCACATCGGCCACACCCGCTGGGCCGCGTTGGGCGATGCCATCGCCCGTGTACTGCGTGCCTCCGGAGCGGATGTTACGGCCGAGTATTACATCAACGACGCCGGCTCGCAGATGAACGTTTTTGCCAACTCCGTCCTTTCACGGCTGCATGGCCGTGGCGTCCCTGAGGGCGGATACCCGGGCGAATATATCCGGGAGCTCGGCGATGAAGTGCTGAAGGCCCACCCGGGGATCCGGGAACTGACTGATGAAGCGGCGTTGCCCGTAATCCGTGCCGCCGCTTACGAAGCGCAGATGGCGGATATCAAAGCCACGCTGGCTGACTTCGGCGTTGAGTTCGACGTCTTCTTCTCCGAGAAGGAACTGCACGACGCCGGTGCGATCGAATCGGCCGTAGCCCGTCTACGCGAGCAGGGCCACGTTTTCGACGACGGCGGTGCGGTCTGGCTGCGGACCACCGACTTCAGCGATGACAAAGACCGCGTCATGATCCGCGCCAACGGCGAACCTACGTACTTTGCGGCCGATGCCGCGTACTACCTCTCCAAGAAGGACCGCGGGTTCACGGAGAAGATTTACCTGTTGGGCGCAGACCACCACGGATATATCAACCGACTGAAGGCCATCGCGGCGTGCGCCGGAGACGATCCCGAGGTCAACATCGAGGTGCTGATCGGCCAGCTTGTCTCGGTCAACGGTGCCAAGTTGTCCAAGCGCGCCGGAAACATCATCGAGCTCAAGGACCTGATCTCCTGGCTTGGCAAGGACGCTGTCCGGTACTCGCTGGCCCGCTTCCCGGCCGACTCCCCGTTGACGCTGGATCCTGAACTGCTGAAGAAGAACACCAACGAGAACCCGGTGTTCTATGTGCAGTACGCTCACGCCCGGTCCCGCAGCACCGCACTGGGCGCTGCTGCGGCCGGAGTGGACCGTTCCGTTTTCGATGCTTCCCTGCTGGATCACGAAACCGAAAATGAATTGCTTTCCGTCCTGGGCAGCTACCCGTCAATCGTTGCCAAAGCAGCGGAACTCCGGGAGCCGCACCGCGTGGCCCGCCACCTCGAAGTCATCGCCGGTGCTTACCACCGCTGGTACACCGTGTGCCGTGTGGCGCCGCTGGGTGGAGAACCCGTGGAGGACGTCAACCGCACGCGCCTGTGGCTGAACGACGCCACGAGCCAGGTACTTGCCAACGGACTCGGACTGCTGGGCGTTTCCGCGCCGGAACGGATGTAA